In Pseudoliparis swirei isolate HS2019 ecotype Mariana Trench chromosome 22, NWPU_hadal_v1, whole genome shotgun sequence, the DNA window CCCCATCCCTTCCTCTTAGCCGCAACCCCTTCGTCTTCGCGTCACATTCCCCAATGTCCCCTTACTCCTCAGATGAGGGCTACCCCTCTGCCCTGGACTCCCCTTCTCCTGACTACTTAGGGGTCAAAGGTGATTCTGAAGTCACCAAACAAGGTTTGCTTGACTTTTTAGAATCTGTCGGTGAATTTGGGAAAATGGAGCGCTTTAGCCAGGTGATCCAAGTGGCTCGTTGGGATCTGGAGGGGGAACAACACTGGGATGTTCTGAGGGATCGGCTAGATCACCTGGATCGCTTGGAGAAGGTGAACCGGGAGGTAAAACTGGTCTACATCGCCAGACTCCACGAGGAGGGATTTGATCTTGGAGATCTGGAGGAGCAGGATCTCTCAGATGTCATGGATGAAATGGGCAATATCAACATTCCCTGGAAGTTGTATAAAAGCGGCAGAGGAACGATGGGAGATTCTCAGGAGTTTTCAGATGCTGGGGTGGACCTCACTGCTCCATCAGACTGTGAGGATCCTCTCGCTCCTGATTCCCTCACCCGGTCTCCCGTCGAGCCGCCACCGAGACCCCCCAAACCTCCAGCACGTCATGCCAGCGTGAactctgacctccacacctaCATCAACATCAGTCGGGAGACTACCTCCATGGCTGTGTCCACTTCCCCCACATTGTCTACTTTTTCCCCTAACTCCTCATCCCCCACTTTCACCACTTTTAGGTGTGAGAAACCCCTActtccatctcctccctctatTCCTCCACTTCCCACTTCTAAACTGGCCCCTTACCTCACTCTTTATACCACcccttctccacctccatccatccccacCCCAACTcctcccatccctcctcctcgtAAGCGTCACCTTGCCAGGAAGGAGGCGCATAGGCTCGCTGCTCTCCAAGCCGAACAAGAGAAGACCCCcctttcccttcctcctcccaccaCACGTCCCCCACCTCTGCCTCTTCCGCCGGTCATCTcaatctcctcctcatctccacctgccctccctcctcccccctccttccaTGCACTGGATGTGGAGATTCGGAAGCTGTTGATGCTTGCTGGGTTAACTCAAGCTGAGCTCCTCAAACTCAGCCCAgaactcggtgtgtgtgtgggagggttgGAGGATGAGGTCGATGGAGATCACGTTATCTCGTCCAGGTCTGGGGAGCTACACGAGTTCAGACTAAAAGATCGGAACGAGATGAAGGAATGTGACACAGAGTTGATGTCTAGAGACAGATGGAGAAGCAGAGGCAAGATGGAGGGAGATCGAAGAGCAGGTATAGCTGAAGATGACAAAATGAACGAGGGGAGCACACAAATAACCACCTCTTTTCCTGAGATGgcaaggatgaagaagaggagcagcggtctgacctctgacccttacTACAACACTGGTTTGAGCAATACACAAGAAAccaaaatgaaaaatgtgaGCTTTGAGTCTTTCCGGTATCCTGCCGAGGTACTAGAttcacctcccccccctcctccacctcgtcCCTTACCCCCAATCCCCCCATCTGTGCCCCACCACGAAAGCAGCACTCTCCAGGCTAACTCTGCACAGCCTGAGCGATTTGATTGGCTCATAGCATTCACACCTGACAGTGAAGCCCGACCACAGCATCCATCCCTGACagtgagaaaatgtcatttAGAGAATCAAAAGAAGCTCAGTTCTTCAGGGTCGTCAACAGGGTCAGCGCCAAAGGTTACGACTTTTAAAGAGATGCGGTACCGCAACAAGAGCACCTTCCTCCCAACACAGGTGATCACCGATCCAGACCCTGACCCGACGGTTATCACTCCAGATGCAGATATACTGTACAACCTGAGGTGGAGAAGAGAGATGGTAGGCGGCGATGGCAACCAATGGGAGTACACCTCTCAGGCTCAGGCCTTCTTTATGCAGCCGCCACCAGCTCTCACCTCAATGGCCGCTCTGAAGGAAATGCTGCAGAGAGCCGACGAGGAGGGTAGACAACCGGAGCTGTGCCCATCACAGAAGATCGGCTGCTCGGTCAGCGACAGCAGCCTGTGGGCCATCGGCAGAGAATGGGAGGGTGAAAAGGTTAAGAAGGATGAAAAggaagggaaagaagaagaagaggaggggaagatggCGGTGGAACTGAGAGGACAAGCCGACGGCAGAAGAACTTTGGAAACAAGAACTACAGGTGAGTGGGAATTAGCATGATGATGCAAATGATAATAAAGAAGTCAGATTATTTTACTGACAGGGGAAGGGGTCAGCCATGCATGCAgtgttgtgtgtgcatgggggAAAATATACACATCAAACTAAATCAGTGTAATTTGAACGACAGAACCGATCTGGGATGGGCAGAtgatggacagaaagagatgcacaAATAACATCGTTGGACAGTAGAATAAAAAGAAACCCAGAGTGACTCGTATATGGATATGATAAAGAGAACGAcagtggagagatggaggacgaGCATGAGTGACAGAAAGAAACGATACTCTATGTGATGGATAAATGGTGGCAGGGGATAAACAGAGGGTGGTTGTAGATGAGGGAAGCTAAAAAGACAGAGGAAGCTGCAAAGGGAACACGAgcaagagagagacggagggagaaagATGTTGAGGGGAGTAATATGAGGAGAAAGAGGCGGTTGGAAACTTTCCAGACAGTTTTTCCTGCACTGGTTATCaaagtgtgatgtcatcatggccTTATTCAATTATTCATCCACTCTTTAGACCAACGGGGAGGGGTATAATGGAGTGCCCACTGAGCTCACCACCTTTCTACTCTGTCTTTTTACCTTcaacttctcttttctttctaaaCTCTGCGTCTTAGAAAGAAAAGTATTCCTCTTTCTCTGCCGCTTCACTCGTTTAAATCACATCTGTTTGTATGCTCTTTTTATCTTTCGGTCTACCCTGTCTCTCTGCTTCCACCACTTTTGATCCCTAGAGTGGCACAAGATCAAGTTACTTATCTCTTTCAGTGCTGCAGTGGGCTACAACTACTAAGGGTTAGATTGTCGGTCAGGTGTATGTTTCATATTTTCCATCAATCAGCTGCTAAAAGCAGTTATCTTATTGTGTATTTACTTGGGCATTATTTAACCTTCGCTTTCTGATTATGAACATCGCAGAACTTCTAGTGATGTATAGCCTATGCTGCAGGAGTTTCCCTCAGAAACCACTGCAACAGCCAGAAATAGGTGTGTACACCTTTAAGAGACCAAGGGGTGGATCTAAGAATATGGACCAATTGCTGAAAGCTAGTGTCAGACAAATAggaagtgtgtgtttagtaCAGTTCATAGACAACGCAAGTCAAACCCAGGTATGCTTGCTTTCTAGCTCTTTGTGTATAGTCTAGCAGTCTGTCTCAGGCAATTGAGTAATGAATGGTTGTAGAAACCAGCTGTGAATgtccacagagacagacatggTGAGAGAGCAGCACGGACAGAAGTCTGCTAACTGTTGACTGACTCAGCATTACGCTGTGtgctggaggggaggagggagagagaggtagaaaacAAACGGcacagaagagaagaagagaaggtgaTGGTGGCACTGCAGTACATTACCAAAGACTGTGCTATACTCTTACTTAATATTCATAACTCTAAATACAAGTATGAAATGAAAGTGAAACCAGATGCTGTAAAGAAAGCTCACATTGAAATGTGATGAATATATGCAATTGATGGAGGCATTTTAATTCATGGTGTCTTCGGTGGGGATGAAGTGTTTGAATGCCAGCGTGTCAAAGCCTCTCAAATGAAAGACTGGTTATTGCCATTCATAAATCAACTCCATTGACTGTCATGCACTGTCGATCAACTGTTGTGACTTAAATACTGCATTACTGCATGacgttacatgatgatgatttcTGCTGGAATACACTCATGAATGTGCATTTTTCTCTCGACAGACACTAACATtttctgcatctctctctccttcccattTCTCTGCCACATCTTTTTTGGTTGTTTTAATCTTCCTTGTTTTTCTCACCCATCCATCCCATTCTGTTATTTCCATTGTTTGTCCATGGCTCCACTTTGCTCCCTCATATCGCTCTGGTCGTGCGCTTGTCCTCTCCATCACTTTtcttatatatatcttttggcCTTTTTATCCTTTCCAATAAGCAGTTTCCTCCCCACCATTGTCCCTCGCCCAACCCTATTTCCTCCACACTGCCCTCCCTTCCTATCGCCCAGGCTACTGTAACGCCCAACCCTTTGCAGATCCCAGACCCCACAGACATATCGGCAGAGAGTCCAGAGACAAACACTGTAAAACACAGAGGGCCCCTTCTCCCGGCCCAGCTTGTATCCACAGAGATGATCCCAGCACTGATATAAACTCTGTCTTAAACTATGAATCTCTGGATGATGTCGGTGCAAACTCTCCTTGTGATTATGGGGATACCTTTAACACACACGGGGACCTTTCATCTGACTCTATCTGTCATTTTGACTCTCTATAccgcagtgacacacacactaagtcaGACACACCTGTCGGAGGCCCCAAAGAGGCGGCAGGCTGCACGACCCCGTATAAGAACATAGATGTCATGATGGAGTATTCAAACGGTATCAGTGCTATGGACTCGCTGTACTCAATAAAGcgcacaaactcacacacggATCACAACAGCAACACGGCCAGGACGTCGAAGgagcttcctcctcttcctacaTATTACTTGTACCACCCCAAAAACTGCCCTCTGCACAGGGGTGCCCCTCCTCGCCTCTCCCCTATCGgcgccctctcccctccccagcGATCCGGTCCGCCCCCTCCAGGCACAGAAGGCTACTGCCTCAACTCCCCGCTTTTCCCCCGCTCTCACACCTTGCCTGCCCTCGCTGCTCCCCTCTACTATCCAAACCTCTACCCTCCTTTACTGCCAAGGGCACCCGCCCTACCCCCAAAACTCCACCAGGCTCCTCCGCAGTCACGCGTGACGAGTAAGatttatctctctccctcttatgcactctctctctctgtgtcatcTTGCTTGcgtgcatgtctgtctgtcctttTGATCTGTTTCTGTCTTTGTTCCCTGCCCTGGATAGAGTGGCTCTCAGACTAATGTCACTTTCTTGACCCGGGGGATTTGCAGATTTGAAAGAACGAGGGAACTCTAGCTGTTTTATGTATCAGGAAGCCCTGCAGGTCATCTGGTACGTCTCATCTGCACTGCTCTTTCAAATCTGCAAAGGGCCTTCAGAGGGGTGGCAGCTGTTCCTGTCACAGGGTTTCTAGAGTTGCCctcatcgctctctctctctctctctctctctctctctctctgttctcgtctccctctctctgtctttgtgttggTCTCGTCTCTGTGTTGTTTCTGTCTTGCACGATTTGTTGAAATGGACACGCGCATTTCATGCCAGACACAACCCAAGTGACTTGTTTATAATATGTTATGTCATTTCAAGACAATGTAAGTTTAACTTTATTATCTTGATGTACATTTGGGACAATTTGCAAAGTAATTAAGGTTCACTGCATCCCGTTCATTATaggaatgtatttatataactagtttatataaataattgtaaACCTGTACATGACACCTGCCCTTTGAACGTGAATGTAATTGGATCCGACCCGACTGATGCTGTAGCTTATACTACTGTGTCGCCCCTCTCTCCGTAGTTCCTCCTGTGTATGCTTATAAtaagtatgtgtgagtgtgtttgcgtgtgagtCAAGATTAATGCATGGGACCCTGTTCATCCCTGCAGCATACAGAACGTTGTCTTTGCAGATCCAGATGTTGAAAGCTCACCTCAGCCAACCAATATTTACTTGATGTCTGTTTGTATGCAGCAGCACCGTCTGCTTTTATCTGCCCTCTCCGGTGCTCCTCATTGCTTAGTTGCTCCtataacacacttttttttgttatgatatttatattcatatatatttatgtctgtAGTAACTCATTTAGCTTCTGTTGAATTTGTATCTTTTTCATTCAAACCATAGTAACTAATAGCTCTTTTGCTGTCAGCTGTTCGCAGTGTCTCATTCGCTGGCTCTGTTCAGAGGACAGAGACTTCCTGGATGGGCGAAGATGTGAAGCTGGGcctgtcctctctggtcctgcAGGACAAaaaaggtgtgcgtgtgtgtgtacctgtgtgtgtgtgtctgtgtgtctgtgtatccgTGTCCCTGATGTCTAGAGCTCTTGCAGTTTAACCAAAGACATCgttcctccctccagctctggtCAGTGCGGTCAGTGTGGCCGTGGAAGCCATCTTGGCCCAGTTCAGCTCTTCTCGGACTGCCGTCCAGAAGGTCAGTCACTGCTAAATTCACGTCACCAGTGGAATTTCCAATAAAATGAttaagttttttgtttgtttgtttgtttcattaACGAGAAATGTTTTGTCTCACGTTACTCTTGAGACTAAAAGAATATAGTTTTTAATTGattatttatctttaaaaatgCTTTCCCTCCCGCCCTTTTTGTTCTGACTCTATATATGTTGTTCCGtctctcctcagtctctctcagTTAACAAGGTACTAGAATATCCTTAGATAACCCAATCTAGTAGTCTTATTAAATTCTTTGTAAACTAACTCCAACCGCCCAACTCATGTCTATTCACATCATACACGCCCTCAtcgctccttttctctccaccaTCCATTTATGTGTCccattttcttttcctctctctttcttgagTCATCCTTGTTGTTCttttctcctgtctgtctctatcccTGCACatattcctcctctccttccccctcctctcctctcccttccctAGGCCTTATCAGGAGACAGCAGTATAAATCCATCTCTGGGCCGTCTGGTGCTGCAGTGTCTCTGCCCCGCCCTGCACAGCTTTCTGACCGATGGCTTGAAACCTCACCAGAGTGACGTGATTGCAGGCAGGAGGCCAAATTCAGCCTGGGGTCTGGTCCAGGCCTCGTCCAGACCAGGTAGTGCTCCAAAGAATTGTTGAAAAATGTGAATGTATAGACTTGGATATTAAGGATTTgatattggttgtttttttccccctggttGATAATTATAAGCTATGGGtttttctcttcctttcccACACATCAGTCTGTACTTGTTGATTTTAATGTCTAAAATGCTGAATAACAGGATGCAGCTATCGATTGGCTTATGAATGCCAAGTTGCACTGTTAATTTTCGCAGACCTATGTTAGTTTCTCTGTtgatccctctctcactctctctctctctgtatattttctcttcttcctctcaatcTACTTTTAAAGGTCCTAAAACTCAAGTGTTGTTCAACCTACAACTTTGTGTTGGAGAGCTGCCTCAGCTCCGACAGAGCAAACACAGGTTCAACGCATTCCTCCTCGGTCTTCTGAAGTGAGTCACGGCTCCTCGTCTACACTGGCAGCATGCAGTGCTCAAATCAGTtgttcacaaatatatatatatatatatatattttgctctcattatatttttattttcccacACATGTTCTCTTTGGATCCTCAAATTTCctaatgacatttttttcttcttctagtaCCAAGCTTCTTGATTTCTGGCTGTCTCACCTTCAGTCTTGCAGTGGTAAGTTCCCATCACTTCCTTCTCATTCTTGTGTACATGCATGTGCTTTACCGtgatctctcttttctctcagaTGTGCTAGAGACATATTACCGCCCCTCCTCCTTTATGCATCTGTCGCTGACCGCCTGCCAGCCTCTGTTCGAGGAGCTGCTCCTCGTGTTGCAGCCTCTGAGCCTGCTGACCTTCAACCTCGACCTGCTCTTCCAGCACCACCATTTAGAGCCAGACAGTCACACTCCAGAAATCCTGAGTAAAACGTGTCAGGATGCTGGAGTCCAGCAGTCAACAGAGAGGTCAAAATCCAAAATTACAAGCTGCAGATATATTGAAAGCCTCTCAGGAGTAGACTTTGGAAGCCCAGAAGATCGGGCGGCCAAAGAACAATTGTCAGCAGTGAGTAATCCACAGAATGGAGTACCAGGGGAGTCCAACCATAGCAGTGCTGCACCCAAAAAAGCTTCCATCACTCCTCAGCTGTTGTGGGTTCAGGAGAAGAATATTGGAGACTTCCCTCTTCCTAATATTGAGGAGGACAGCCTCACTCAGCAGGCAGGACAGGTACTCACCTTTGTGTGGCTGTTCAGTGTTTGTAATCAAATATGTTGTCTGTGGTCCTGCAGAGCTGACACTTCTGTTAATCATAGGTGATCCAGCAGGGATGGGGGGCTGTGGTGCGCTGGGGAGGCAAACTGAGCCAGAACCTGTCAGAGCTGAACCTGAAAAAGGAAGAGGTAAAGATGGATCTGTCGGACCTCCAGGCCCAAGCAGGGAGTGACTTTGCTCCGGTCAGCAGTGGCGCTCAGGTTCCTTGGGGTTTGGGGAGGCTCTTTGGAGCCTCGAAAGGCCTCAGCAGCCCAGAAGGTCACACATCAGCAACCAGGTTAGCCACTGAATTTAACACCTAACTGATTTACTTTTCTTAGGCTAGAGAAAAAAGTTATGCATTTAGGAATTCAACTGCTGTAGTGACATTAAGAAACTCTAAAGTCACTGTTGTACTTGAACGGTGACTGTGTGTGATTCCTCACTGCGATTCTGTCCCACACTCTGTTCCTCTCGACCTCTTTGTGTCCGTCCCCGAAGGCGTCCCTCTCAGTGGCTGGCCCCTGGTGTCACTGCACTGACACGAATGGTGAGCAGCAACTCCACTCCGACAATAAGGAGGGGCCCAGAGCCCGAGGGGGAAAGCGAGCCAGAGTCAGAGAAGGAGGTTGACACCCTGGAGATGAAGGACAAACCCCGACCGCTCAGGTACAAAGGACATAAAGTGACAGTGATGGTTGGTGATTTGGAGTTATGCCGTTTGTTCTTTTCATAATGTTCGTTGACTTTTTGGGATGTTTTCATCTAAAGTTTTGACCAGATCTTACttattttacctttttaaatatgaGCTTATGAAACCAACTTGCCTTTGTCTGGGTTTCTAGTTGTGACatgtttttcccctttaaaaaaaaaatgacttcTCTCCCGACTCCCATCCAAGAGCACCAGTGGGTGTAGTCAACACCAGAAATGCTCCTGTTGTCTTTTTCGTCTGTGAAAGACTATAATTGGTGATTCACCATCAACACTGCATTGTGACTCATCCGGGGTTCGTATCATATGTTGTCTGTGGAGACCACTGTAGCTGAGATGATCGCTGCCGTCTGTCCTCAGGTCTGTACGGACGCTGTGTGACCACTCCGGAGCGGGTTCGGAGCTGAGCTTCCGCAAAGGTGAAGAACTGGTGGTGTTGGGAGGAGTCGATCAGGACTGGATTCGCTGTCGTCAGGGAGACAAAGAGGGACTGGTACCTTTTGGCTACACCTCCCTCATCATGTGACTTCGCTTCCGTAACTGCTGCACtcaatcaataaaaaaattcaaataaatatatatatatatattttgggcgAGTGTTGAGAGGTTGTGGTCAGGCTTCACTACTCTGAAAGGGATATTTCCCGCTTTCTCGGTTCGAGTTTGAGTTGAGTGCATAACACCATCTGTTGTGCTTTACGTGCATCACGAGCAGCCTGCAGCCCTCCCTTTATGAACATATGGGAGTTTTTTCCCTCATCACAATCCACCTAGTTTGGTAGCATTAAACTAATGGATGTTGGCAGCAGGAATGCAGCAGATGCTGGGAAATAATGACTCAAGTCAAACTTCAATCATTTCATACTGAAAGACCTTTGATCTTGGAGTGAAGTATCCCTTCAACATGTTCTTTCCTCATTGTCGGCCTTCCTTGTCAGCCGCTGATCTGAAAATGATCCCAGTGCAACTTCTGCCCAGTCAACAACTTGCAGATGTGAGTGCTTTCAGATCAGAGGCTGCTCGTCGCGAGGAGGCGACAGTCGACAGCCTGGTAGTCGCCACGTCGATATCTCGCGGCTGGCAGGTTGTCGAGTGGAGAAAGGAAGTGAGAGGACTGGGCCGTAGCTCCTGTTGCATACTGCGTAGTAATGTAGTGAATTGTAGCTGTGTAGATCTGTGTTGACCTTTCACCCCTATTGACCTCTCACCTTTATCGCCTGGTTCATGTGTGTTTGACAAGTTTCTGCTTCTATATTTgactgtataaatatacatacaaaatatatataggtatataaatTGAGATTGATATTACcaagatagatagacagatggaTGAACAAGAGAAAGCAGATAGTAAAACCCAAGCAGCAGCTTAATACTGTGGCCACATTGAGGAAGTGGATGAGTCAAAATAATGGATTTTACATCTGTAACTTCACACATGCATTAGGTGGTTGTCATACATGCGAAACAAAACTGTTTGTTTAAGTATGAAATCCAGTATCTTCCCTCCTGTTTGCTTCATGTATTGCTATCAGTCTTGACATCATATCCATACAGTTATTAGATCTAGCCTCATGCCTTTAACACTGTATGCATTGTAATGTGCCATGAATGCTTTGAATGAATTCTAGAAAATATCTATCTGTCCATCCCGCACAGCTCCAGAAGATAATATCAAACAAAAGCAATCTGCAGCTTATCTCCCAACTCATCCAGGACCTCAAGGGGCCAACACGAGTCAAAGTAAACACTTCACAAAACTATGCTCAGCTCTTGCTCAACACTATCTGACCTGAAACTCAATGCAGTGAGAAAATCCCAGATGTTTTTATGATGTGTTCATAAATGCTACTGTAACCTCACCTCATACCTCAGCTGTTGTACTTACCTGAACCCTTCCTGACATGTTTGCTCATCATAATCATTGGTATTAATGATAGTGGTAGTAGAAGTGGTCGTGGTGGAAGTGAGAAATTGATTCTAGCCACATCACtttatgtcatatatatattagttattcTCTAGATTTTGTATTGATGACTATGCATATGGTTAAATGTACAACTAAcagcctttttgtttgttttaaactaGGTTTTGATTTGATGTTGACACGTTAAGCCTAAAACAATAGCTTAGATAGTTAAACTTAATATAAAAGAAAGGTTGACACTAAAGGACCTCCATGTAATACAGCAGGAACGTTTCATTGCTATTGATCAATCAGGGAAAATCAGTTCTTCAAAGTGTCCTCGTTTTATTGGGTCAATGCCATGTAGCATGACTTTACAGTCGCTATGGCAACTGTCCAGTAGCATTTAATTGAACCAGTGCTTATAACTTATGATACAATGCCATCCAATTGATAACACCTGGGTGTTAACAAGAAATAGTTTCTCGATAAAGATGAAATATCAGTTGACAGATTcaattgtttatattttttggtttgtttatttgtgagaTTCTGGTCGAAATGCATTTGTTAGAAAGCTGTTAATTTATTGGATGTACTAACTATTGATCTATTGAAGTTTCTGAAAGGAAAAGCTCTATCTGACCCATCTAgtgtctctctatctatctgggtgtgtgtgcatgcatgtgagtgtgtgagtgcacaCATGGCAGTGAAATCAGAGATGAGTGTGAGCACATCGGTGTGTCTGCACATCCTGCactttgagagtgtgtgtgtgtgtgtgtgtgtgtgcgcctgtgtcttgtgtgtaaCAAAGAGATGTgtacctccctctcctcctcctctttctctctggtgTCATGTAGCCTGTAGACATCCCTGTGTCCTACTATTGCATATAGTTCAGTGCCCCTCTAGTGTCAGTCACTGTCAAACTCCTGCATGTGCTTGTTTGTAAATACACC includes these proteins:
- the rusc1 gene encoding AP-4 complex accessory subunit RUSC1 isoform X2, with protein sequence MLAGLTQAELLKLSPELGVCVGGLEDEVDGDHVISSRSGELHEFRLKDRNEMKECDTELMSRDRWRSRGKMEGDRRAGIAEDDKMNEGSTQITTSFPEMARMKKRSSGLTSDPYYNTGLSNTQETKMKNVSFESFRYPAEVLDSPPPPPPPRPLPPIPPSVPHHESSTLQANSAQPERFDWLIAFTPDSEARPQHPSLTVRKCHLENQKKLSSSGSSTGSAPKVTTFKEMRYRNKSTFLPTQVITDPDPDPTVITPDADILYNLRWRREMVGGDGNQWEYTSQAQAFFMQPPPALTSMAALKEMLQRADEEGRQPELCPSQKIGCSVSDSSLWAIGREWEGEKVKKDEKEGKEEEEEGKMAVELRGQADGRRTLETRTTAVRSVSFAGSVQRTETSWMGEDVKLGLSSLVLQDKKALVSAVSVAVEAILAQFSSSRTAVQKALSGDSSINPSLGRLVLQCLCPALHSFLTDGLKPHQSDVIAGRRPNSAWGLVQASSRPGPKTQVLFNLQLCVGELPQLRQSKHRFNAFLLGLLNTKLLDFWLSHLQSCSDVLETYYRPSSFMHLSLTACQPLFEELLLVLQPLSLLTFNLDLLFQHHHLEPDSHTPEILSKTCQDAGVQQSTERSKSKITSCRYIESLSGVDFGSPEDRAAKEQLSAVSNPQNGVPGESNHSSAAPKKASITPQLLWVQEKNIGDFPLPNIEEDSLTQQAGQVIQQGWGAVVRWGGKLSQNLSELNLKKEEVKMDLSDLQAQAGSDFAPVSSGAQVPWGLGRLFGASKGLSSPEGHTSATRRPSQWLAPGVTALTRMVSSNSTPTIRRGPEPEGESEPESEKEVDTLEMKDKPRPLRSVRTLCDHSGAGSELSFRKGEELVVLGGVDQDWIRCRQGDKEGLVPFGYTSLIM
- the rusc1 gene encoding AP-4 complex accessory subunit RUSC1 isoform X1, whose amino-acid sequence is MLAGLTQAELLKLSPELGVCVGGLEDEVDGDHVISSRSGELHEFRLKDRNEMKECDTELMSRDRWRSRGKMEGDRRAGIAEDDKMNEGSTQITTSFPEMARMKKRSSGLTSDPYYNTGLSNTQETKMKNVSFESFRYPAEVLDSPPPPPPPRPLPPIPPSVPHHESSTLQANSAQPERFDWLIAFTPDSEARPQHPSLTVRKCHLENQKKLSSSGSSTGSAPKVTTFKEMRYRNKSTFLPTQVITDPDPDPTVITPDADILYNLRWRREMVGGDGNQWEYTSQAQAFFMQPPPALTSMAALKEMLQRADEEGRQPELCPSQKIGCSVSDSSLWAIGREWEGEKVKKDEKEGKEEEEEGKMAVELRGQADGRRTLETRTTAVRSVSFAGSVQRTETSWMGEDVKLGLSSLVLQDKKALVSAVSVAVEAILAQFSSSRTAVQKSLSVNKALSGDSSINPSLGRLVLQCLCPALHSFLTDGLKPHQSDVIAGRRPNSAWGLVQASSRPGPKTQVLFNLQLCVGELPQLRQSKHRFNAFLLGLLNTKLLDFWLSHLQSCSDVLETYYRPSSFMHLSLTACQPLFEELLLVLQPLSLLTFNLDLLFQHHHLEPDSHTPEILSKTCQDAGVQQSTERSKSKITSCRYIESLSGVDFGSPEDRAAKEQLSAVSNPQNGVPGESNHSSAAPKKASITPQLLWVQEKNIGDFPLPNIEEDSLTQQAGQVIQQGWGAVVRWGGKLSQNLSELNLKKEEVKMDLSDLQAQAGSDFAPVSSGAQVPWGLGRLFGASKGLSSPEGHTSATRRPSQWLAPGVTALTRMVSSNSTPTIRRGPEPEGESEPESEKEVDTLEMKDKPRPLRSVRTLCDHSGAGSELSFRKGEELVVLGGVDQDWIRCRQGDKEGLVPFGYTSLIM